From the genome of Desulfobotulus pelophilus, one region includes:
- a CDS encoding porin family protein has translation MRNWILGSVVLALCCFTLPFSAAASSVDKPFTVGAAIGYAVENFNVDPDQDNTFAAHANIGYRWTDALATEFQFDHMRKFDVDNPFSKDSLDINTYILLMKYYPPFGDVTRAYLGVGVGLMDVTVNFKSGEIKTPGYVSNRTRACGKLAMGLERSLTDHWILEGAAGYVGGHDGLDDIDYFTWHLGLKYRF, from the coding sequence ATGCGCAACTGGATTCTCGGCTCTGTTGTTTTGGCTCTTTGCTGTTTTACGCTGCCTTTTTCCGCAGCTGCTTCTTCCGTGGACAAACCCTTCACAGTGGGAGCGGCCATTGGATATGCAGTGGAAAACTTTAATGTGGATCCGGACCAGGACAACACCTTTGCGGCTCATGCCAATATCGGCTATCGCTGGACAGACGCTCTGGCAACGGAATTCCAGTTTGACCACATGCGCAAATTCGATGTGGATAACCCTTTTTCCAAAGACAGCCTTGACATCAACACCTATATTCTCCTTATGAAATACTATCCTCCCTTTGGAGATGTTACCCGAGCCTATCTCGGAGTTGGCGTAGGACTTATGGACGTAACGGTTAACTTCAAGTCCGGCGAGATAAAAACACCCGGCTATGTCAGCAACCGTACCCGTGCCTGCGGAAAGCTGGCCATGGGACTTGAACGCAGCCTTACGGATCACTGGATACTGGAAGGTGCGGCAGGGTATGTGGGAGGGCATGATGGCCTCGATGATATCGACTACTTCACCTGGCACCTTGGCCTCAAATACCGATTCTGA
- a CDS encoding outer membrane beta-barrel protein has protein sequence FLLILSFTFFIPLSAQTDSLPSFSVGIGGGMAMDSFGSSNHNDPAPSLRGELSWHTDNNWTLQVTGEKIRNLDVGNSLSKGKIHTRSAMFRLLYEPQANGDTRPYLGAGIGLLRAKSADIDKMKQENREVTRGAAELVVGLRHSLSDRYSITAESAYFRGMESLSDIDFFAWRLVVSHFF, from the coding sequence TTTTTACTGATCCTTTCGTTTACTTTCTTCATCCCCCTCTCCGCTCAGACGGATTCTCTGCCATCCTTTTCTGTCGGTATCGGCGGCGGCATGGCCATGGATTCCTTTGGAAGCAGCAACCATAACGATCCTGCTCCCAGCCTGAGAGGCGAACTGTCCTGGCACACAGACAACAACTGGACCCTTCAGGTAACCGGGGAAAAAATTCGGAACCTTGATGTCGGAAACAGCCTGTCCAAAGGAAAAATCCATACCCGCAGTGCCATGTTTCGCCTCCTCTATGAACCTCAAGCCAATGGTGACACCCGCCCATATCTGGGAGCAGGAATAGGCCTCCTGCGAGCCAAAAGTGCCGATATCGATAAAATGAAACAGGAAAACAGAGAAGTCACACGGGGAGCGGCGGAGCTGGTAGTCGGGCTCAGACACAGCCTGTCAGACAGATATTCCATCACAGCGGAATCCGCCTATTTCCGTGGCATGGAAAGCCTTTCCGACATTGATTTTTTTGCATGGCGTCTGGTTGTTTCTCATTTTTTCTGA